The following are encoded together in the Lathyrus oleraceus cultivar Zhongwan6 chromosome 3, CAAS_Psat_ZW6_1.0, whole genome shotgun sequence genome:
- the LOC127128510 gene encoding thioredoxin H2, with protein MGSILSSLIGGEPAAALESSDHTVKTFHSSARWQLHFNEIKDSPRLVVIDFSATWCGPCKMMEPIVHAMANEFTDVEFIKIDVDELSDVAQEFKVQAMPTFLLLKNGEEVDKIVGAKKDELKNKIKKYRA; from the exons ATGGGCTCAATTCTCTCTTCCCTCATCGGCGGCGAACCAGCTGCCGCCTTAGAATCCTCCGATCACACCGTCAAAACATTCCACTCATCCGCACGCTGGCAGCTCCACTTCAACGAAATCAAAGACTCGCCTCGTCTC GTTGTGATTGATTTCTCTGCTACGTGGTGTGGACCGTGTAAAATGATGGAACCGATTGTTCATGCCATGGCTAACGAATTCACGGACGTTGAATTCATCAAGATCGACGTTGACGAATTATCG GATGTGGCGCAGGAGTTTAAGGTGCAGGCTATGCCGACGTTtttgttgttgaagaatggggAAGAGGTGGATAAGATTGTTGGTGCCAAAAAAGATGAACTCAAAAACAAGATTAAAAAATACAGAGCTTAG